AGGAAAAGTAGGGGAATGCACCTGCTTTTTTTATTTGAATTTGAAACTTGCTCTTTGAGTTGGAAGCGATATCCTCATGATTCTAAAAGAAATTCGTGTTAACGTAATATTATAAGAAGAATGAGAGCCCATAATTAAGGGTATAGATAAAGGTATAGATAAAGGAACTCATGGCCTGAATCATGACACAAATGAACATTTACATTCACTAGGAGGGGGATTTTTCATGGCTGATGAAAATGTAAGCAAAAATTTAATGGATGCTGCGTTTAAAAAGAAAGAGTCAGAAGAAGAACAAAAAGTAAAAGAAGAAGACAAAGCCACGGAAGGTGATATCATTACTTTCCAAAAAGATGGCCAACAGATGGAGGCTGTCGTAACTTCTGCTAGATTACAAAACTCTGTTGTTTGCGACATGACTATTATGGATGACTTCCACGAGCGCAATTTAGAATTCGAAAAAACCGTTGTTGCTCATAAAAACTACAGCATTAAAGAACGCCGCGACAGGTAAGTTAAACAATAATAATATATAAAAAAGAGCATCGCGCTTATCAAGTGTGATGCTTTTTCTTTAGTATGAGAAGGATTTGTTCTTCATCTAGGAAGCGCCGAAACCTTCCCACTGCTTAAAAAAAATCCCCCCACCGAATGCCATTACGGCAACTCGATGTGGGGCTTTTTTCAATTATGCGTTATGATACGCCAAAGAATCTTTATTTGCTTTCAAATCAAAACGATCCGCATTCATAACCTTCACCCATGCATTTACGAAGTCACGCACAAATTTCTCTTGGTTATCATCCTGTGCATAAACTTCCCCGTAGGAACGCAGGATAGAGTTTGAACCGAAGACAAGGTCAACACGTGTGGCTGTGCGCACGAGCTCTCCTGTTTGGCGGTCGCGTCCTTCATAGGTGTTGAATTCGGTTGGCTGCCATTCAATTCCCATGTCGAGCAGATTAACGAAGAAGTCGTTCGTAAGTGTGCCGACACGGTCGGTGAATACGCCGTGTTCCGTGTCGTTGTAGTTTGCGCCAAGTACGCGCATACCGCCGACAAGTACGGTCATTTCTGGTGCAGAGAGTCCTAATAAGTGAGATTTGTCTACTAGTAGTTCCTCTGGACTCCACGCGTATTTTTTCTTCTCATAGTTACGGAATCCATCGGCCATCGGCTCAAGTACTTCAAAGCTTTCTTCATCTGTCTGTTCTTGAGTAGCATCGCCGCGTCCAGGCGCAAATGGTACGGTTACGTTCACACCTGCATCCTTGGCTGCTTTTTCGATGGCTGCACTACCGCCAAGTACAATCAAATCAGCAAGGCTTACGTTTTTATCGAGATCATTTTGAATGTCTTGATAAACAGAGATGACGTTGGCCAGCTGCTCCGGTTCGTTTACGTCCCAGTCTTTCTGAGGGGCTAGACGGATGCGGGCACCATTCGCGCCGCCGCGCATGTCGGATTTACGGAATGTGCTGGCAGAAGCCCATGCTGTTTTCACGAGCTCGGTTACAGTCAGTCCAGAGCTTAGAATTTTCTCCTTCAGGTCAGCGATTTCAGCGTCCGTTAAGGTGTAATTCACATCTGGAACTGGATCCTGCCATACTAAATCTTCATCTGGAACTTCAGGGCCGAGGTATCTCGCTTTAGGTCCCATGTCGCGGTGAAGCAGTTTGAACCAGGCACGAGCGAATTTATCGGCGAATTCATCCGGATTTTCATGGAAATGGCGTGAAATTTTTTCATAAGTTGGATCTTCACGCAGCGCCATATCCGCTGTTGTCATAAAGGTAGGTACGCGCTCAGAGGAATCCTCTGCATCAGGAGCAAGATCCTCTTCTTTAGGGTTAACGGGCGCCCATTGGTTGGCACCTGCTCGACTCTTCGTAAGTTCCCACTCGTAGCCGAATAATAGATCATAGTAACCGTTGTCCCATACGGTCGGGTTAGGGGTCCAGGCACCATCTACGCCACTCGTGATCGTGTCACGGCCTTTCCCGCTGCCATGAGTGCTTTGCCAGCCTAATCCCTGGTCTTCAATATCAGCGGCTTCCGGTGCTGCGCCTACATTGGCTTCCGCATCGCCAGCTCCGTGAGCTTTACCAAAGGTGTGACCACCCGCGATGAGGGCAACGGTTTCCTCATCATTCATTCCCATACGTGCAAAGGTTTCACGGATATCGCGGCCACTTGCTAGTGGATCCGGATTACCATTCGGTCCTTCAGGGTTTACATAGATAAGACCCATTTGAACGGCTGCAAGCGGATTTTCAAGCTCGCGGTCGCCTGAGTAACGGTTGTCACCAAGCCATTCTTTTTCATTACCCCAGTAGATATCCTCTTCAGGGTGCCAAACGTCTTCACGGCCACCGCCGAAGCCAAAGGTTTTCAAGCCCATGGATTCAAGCGCCACATTACCGGTAAGAACGAGTAAGTCGGCCCATGAAATCTTATTTCCGTATTTTTGTTTAATCGGCCATAGAAGGCGACGTGCTTTATCCAAGTTCGCATTATCTGGCCAGCTGTTAAGCGGTGCAAAACGCTGAGAGCCTGTAGCTCCGCCGCCGCGTCCATCACCTGTACGATACGTACCGGCTGCGTGCCATGACATACGGATGAAAAGCGGGCCGTAGTGTCCATAGTCAGCAGGCCACCAGTCCTGGCTGGTTGTCATAAGCTCTTCAAGATCCTGTTTCAAAGCATCATAATCCAACTTTTTAAATTCTTCGGCATAATCAAAGTCCTCACCCATAGGGTTGGTCTTCTTATCGTGCTGATTTAATATGTGCAGATTCAGCTGGTTGGGCCACCAATCTTTATTGGTCGTACCAACTTTGGTAGTCGTAACAGCATTCTCTTCCTCTGTTTTTCCGTGCATAACCGGACACTTCTCGGGCTGATTGTTATTCATTTCATTTTTATCCATGTATAAATTCTCCCTTCTTATGTTGGAAAAACTAATTATAATCTATCTTAGATTATAATTATAATAAATTACTAACTAAATTGAAAGCGAGATGCATAGATTACGAAAAGATTATTTTCAATTAGACTAAAAAAACCGAGGGTCGAATACAGCAGAATAACCACAAACTGAAGTTTATCATGGGGGAGTAGAGATTCTCTCAACTCTTATTTTAACAAATTTACTGAATTGAAAGTAGATTTTATCGTTTTTAAATAGATAAGATTTTTTAACGTATTTAAAATGAAGGGCTGAAACATCTATAGTGATTTCATTAAAGGTTACTTTTAAACGTCACATAAAAAAGCCTTGAAAGATCAAACTAAGCTTGTTCGATTATTTAAAATAGGAGTGAATGAATATGAGCAAAAAATCCAAGTCCAAACGTAATATTCAAAAAGGAAGAGATGCTGTCCAGCCGAGTACGGGAGAAGAAAGAATCACGATAAACAAAACGATTAAACAGATGGACGAACGCATCAAATAGAGGGTCATGCAGCATACGATGAAAAGACGGAAACCAGACATGGCTTCCGTCTTTATTAACGGTTTACATATTTGTAAGTTTTATTATTTAGAAAAGGTATAGAATGATTCTAAGAATTGCCAAGTTCCGATCATGTAAGAGTCTTAAACTCAAATCCTATATGGAAAAAAATAAAAATGATATACTTGCCGAAGAACTATACAACAGGGGGTATGTAGCATGTCTAAAGAAATGTGGGATCAAAGATTTTCCGAGCCCAATTACGCGTATGGAAAGCAGCCCAATGCTTTTATTAAAGATATGAGTGAGCGGCTTCCTAAGGATAGCAAAATCGGATGTTTTGCTGAGGGAGAAGGGCGCAATGGTGTGTACTTAGCGAAAAGGGGACATGACGTAACGGTTCTGGATCAATCCGATCAAGGTCTGAACAAAGCTAAGCAGTTAGCAAAGGAGGAAGATGTCAGCATTGAAACAATTCAAGGCGACTTAACCAAAATGGAAATGGAACCTGAGCAATTTGATGCTGCCATTATGGTATTTGGTCACGTGCCGAAACCGGATCAATCGTTTCTGATGGAACAAATGATCCGGTCTGTAAAACCGGGAGGACATATCCTCTTTGAAGTTTATTCTGAAAACCAATTAGCCTATGGAACAGGCGGACCCAAATCAACGGAGATGCTATATGCCGCAGAAGATGTCCTTAGTTGGATCAAGGATTATAAATGTCTTCATTTTTATTACGGAGAGGCTGAACGGAACGAAGGGGAGCGGCATAACGGCGTCGGTCATGTGATACAAGGCTTGATCCAAAAATAAATGAACTTAAGTAATGAAGATAAGAACTCAATAGGTTCATTCGTTTATTCATCGCGCAGCAAAACGCGTGGCACAAAGCGAATATAGATCAGTTCGCTAAGTAGTTCTACGATGGTTTGGGTAATGATCACAGCCGCCACCATACTCCCTATCTCTGGTAATGAAAAGGCGAGGGGAAGCACAACTAAAGAGTTCCTGGTAGAGCTGCTGAAAATAAGGGTGCGACCTGATTTCGTATCTAATTTAAACCAATTCGCTGCGAACTTAGACAGGAAGGGCATAATGATCATGAAAGCCACGTAAAGAGGGATAACTTTCACAACATCGTCTGCATAGGCCGGTAATTTTGGTAATTGAGAAGCCGCAACTGCAAAAAGCGTGAAAGCCATAAACGGAACAGGAAGCCAGGCTGAACCATTTAAAATCTTTGCCCCTATGCGGTATCTCTTAGCTGCCAATTGGAAACAGACTGCGGTGATAAGAGGAATGAAAATGAGTCCAAAAAAGGCTTGCAGGAAGGGGGAAGGATCTACGATTCCTGCTGCGTCCCTTCCCATAAACATCCATAAGTAAAAAGGTAAAAGCAATAGCTGTATGACCAGTAAAATGGGAGTAGAAGCTAACATGAGCCTCTCATCACCCTTTCCTAGCGCAGTGAAAACAATGACATAGTCAATGCACGGCGTTAACAACACGAGATAAAATCCTATTAACAGTTCAGGAGTTTGCGGTAAAAACCGGGCCAGCAGCCAGACCACGATCGGTACCATGATAAAATTGGTCGTTAATAGAGCTTTGAGAAACTTTTTATCGCCTAGTGATTCTTTCAGGGAAGTAAGCGGAATTTGAGAAAACATACTATAGAGCAGTAAAGCTATAACAATCGAAATAATCGATTCCAGACTTTCTGCGGACCGTGGCATAAGGAAACCGAAACCTGCCGCTGCGATCAGGAAAATAAAATAAATCCAAATTTGGTTGTCCTCAAGTTTTTCTCTAGAAAGCAGAGGAATTCTCCTCTCTTCATTTATTAGGTTTGCTTAAAAGTAAAAATCAACACGGAGGTCGAGCAAAATCTCCGTGTTGATTTTTTATCTGCACCGGTAATAATTAGTACTCCCCAAACGCTTCTGGAAGCATCTTAAATCCATCAATCTCTGCATCTTCTTCTACTTCAATCATAATGCAGCGTTTCCCTTTATAGTTAACCTGTCTCACATATTCCAGATCCTGAGGGCTGATGGAAATGTTAGCGATCTTTGTGTTGATCTTGATTGATTTGGTTTTATATTTAGACACAATGCTGCTTGCCTTCAGCTCATACGTTTCGTTATCCGTGACACGCTGAAATGCGGTTTTTACTTTTTCAGAGTCGACCTTTTCTCCGCTCTGATTCAGCACGCGCTCCACGTCCTTGTAATCGAGTCTTGGCGGCTCATCCTCTTCGTTTTCCTCCACGACACGGTTGATTTCCCCGTACACACTGGCGAGAGTGGAAGGGTTAAGCTGGTCGCCGACGACATCTTTAATAACTTCCTCGAAAACCGCCTTATCTTCTTTCGCTGTCATGATTTCTTCGCCGTTTAAGACGTCTTCAATGAAGCGGTAGTCTGGTTCATTAGCTTTACCAGAAGCGTAAAGAACGTGGTTCACATCAGAAGCCCCGTCTGTGATGGTTGGAAAAAGAAACCCGGTCATCGGGTTCTTGAGGTCAATCACAGGATCTACCTCAATTTTATACTTGAATTCTTTCTCCACGTAGTCGAATTGGATCTCTTTTTTAGGTTCCTGCGTCTGATTGACACTGCAGAGAATAAAGGAATTGGAATAAACCGCGTCCCGTTCACTTTCTTCTGCTTCGTCATTTCGGCGCTTTGCAGGCTTTAAGTACTCGGCGCGGATGAAAGTGATGACGACATCCTTTTCATAAGGATTGTCCCGAATCATCTTTTCGGTCATCGTAAGCATCTGTTCCTTCCAGTCCTCGAGGTTCGTGCTCAATAGCCCTTTATGTAAAATAAGCTGACTATGGTCTTCGGCTTCGCGCACGAATTTCAGTTCAAATAATTTTTCATCCAGCTGCCCGGTCAGTACCTTTTTGAAATTATTTATAAACAGCTCCTGCTGGTCCTGGTCGAGCATTTCAAACGGCTGGCTCTGGTGATGATAAATATCGGTCGTTTCCTTCATAATATATACGTTAAAAATATCTGAGATTTTCATCAGATCGTTATCCACTTTGAACTGTCTGCGGATATCTGCAATATCTTTTTTGTCCATCTATCGTCCACTCCTAAGCTTATAATCCTTCTCTATTATTCTAACATAGGGACCGTGAAAGGAATCACGCAGACGTTAGAATTTGTAGAGGGGCAGATTGATGTATGAAGAGCTTTTGAGGTGGAAAAAGGAAAAGACTCCTCCAAATGGAGAAGTCTTTTTATAACATTAGTTAGCCTGGTTAGGACGATGTGATTTTCTAGCGCGTTTAGCTTCCTCTTTGTGGGTTCGATTGGCTTCTGCGCTGCCGAATCCTTCTGCAAATTCTGTGTCAGCTTTCTTCGGATCAAATCCATTTTTATGCTTTTGCTCTGGATCGTTCTTCTTGGTTCTCTTCGCCATGAGTATCGCCTCCTTTTCGGATTTAGTATAAGATGCTGTGCAGAATTTATACGAACTAAGGAGTTCAGTTTGGATAGCGCAATGGAGGAAGCTGACAGCCCAATTGAGGAAGCTAACGACGCAATTACGATATCTCCAGCGCAATTGCAGGTAAGTTTAGCAGGCTACGCCCCGATTCCGCTCGTGCATGACCCAATCCTGGCATCAATACGATGATGAAAGAGAAAAAGTTACCCAGCCTCTTTTCATTATTTTCACTCCTTAGAGGTAGAATCCCACTCCTATAAGAGATATAATGTAAAAAGGATATTGGGTGCGCGAGTACTCAATCGGTTGATAGGAATAGATGGAAGAAGGGGCTCTCTCCCTTCTTCCATCTATTTTTCTTTGTAGCAAGGATAGAAAGGAGGGACGTACCTATGACGAAGGACTTCTTTGAATTCATGGAAGAAACCACGGGTGTGCGTTTGAATGACGTGCAGAGACAAGCGGTTCTACACACGGATGGGCCATTGCTCCTGCTTGCGTCCCCGGGTTCAGGGAAAACCACCACACTTAATATGAAAATTGGCTATTTATTACTGGAGAAAAAGGTGAGAGCGGACAGGATTATGGCGATCACATTCAGTAAAGCGTCCGCCGGGGATATGTCAGAACGTTTCGATCGGTTCTTTTCCGGCTTAACGAATGAAAAAGTTCATTTTTCAACCATTCACAGCTTTGCCTTCCAGGTCGTTCGGGAGTATCTGCGTAAGAAAAGTCAGGATTTTCAGCTGATCGAAGGGCAGGTTCCGCAGGATGAATGGAAAAAAGGCTGGGACGGTCCAGAGGTACCCCTGCATAAGAAATTTATTTTGAAAAAGATATATGAGGATACGAACGGCACGCAAATGACGGATGACGAGATGGACGAACTGATGACTTATATCAGCTTTGTAAAAAACCGGATGGCTTCTGGGAAGGAATTGGACAAAATCACCTGCACCGTTAAAAATGCGGTTTCCATCTATCAAGCTTATGAACGCTTCAAGAAAAATCATTCAGCGCAACTGTTACTGGATTTCGACGATATGCTGACGTATTGCTATCAGTATTTATTAGATGATGCCGTCATTTTGTCTAAATATCAGAAGAAATTCGAGTATCTTCTAACCGATGAGAGCCAGGATAATTCCGTGGTTCAGCATGAGATTGTGAAGCTGTTATCCCAGCCGCAAAACAATCTTTGTGTGGTAGCGGATGATGACCAGTCCATCTTTATGTGGCGTGGGTCGGATGTGACGAAACTGCTGCAGTTCGAGAAGGAGTACCCTGGAGCCACGGTGATGACGATGTCGCAGAATTATCGCTCCTCACAGGAGATCGTCCAGGCTTCCAATCAGTTCATTAAGCGTAACCAGAACCGTTATCCAAAGGAAATGTTCACGTCCAATTCATCCGATC
The Halobacillus halophilus DSM 2266 DNA segment above includes these coding regions:
- a CDS encoding arsenic resistance protein, with product MLSREKLEDNQIWIYFIFLIAAAGFGFLMPRSAESLESIISIVIALLLYSMFSQIPLTSLKESLGDKKFLKALLTTNFIMVPIVVWLLARFLPQTPELLIGFYLVLLTPCIDYVIVFTALGKGDERLMLASTPILLVIQLLLLPFYLWMFMGRDAAGIVDPSPFLQAFFGLIFIPLITAVCFQLAAKRYRIGAKILNGSAWLPVPFMAFTLFAVAASQLPKLPAYADDVVKVIPLYVAFMIIMPFLSKFAANWFKLDTKSGRTLIFSSSTRNSLVVLPLAFSLPEIGSMVAAVIITQTIVELLSELIYIRFVPRVLLRDE
- a CDS encoding DUF4317 domain-containing protein; protein product: MDKKDIADIRRQFKVDNDLMKISDIFNVYIMKETTDIYHHQSQPFEMLDQDQQELFINNFKKVLTGQLDEKLFELKFVREAEDHSQLILHKGLLSTNLEDWKEQMLTMTEKMIRDNPYEKDVVITFIRAEYLKPAKRRNDEAEESERDAVYSNSFILCSVNQTQEPKKEIQFDYVEKEFKYKIEVDPVIDLKNPMTGFLFPTITDGASDVNHVLYASGKANEPDYRFIEDVLNGEEIMTAKEDKAVFEEVIKDVVGDQLNPSTLASVYGEINRVVEENEEDEPPRLDYKDVERVLNQSGEKVDSEKVKTAFQRVTDNETYELKASSIVSKYKTKSIKINTKIANISISPQDLEYVRQVNYKGKRCIMIEVEEDAEIDGFKMLPEAFGEY
- the katG gene encoding catalase/peroxidase HPI — encoded protein: MDKNEMNNNQPEKCPVMHGKTEEENAVTTTKVGTTNKDWWPNQLNLHILNQHDKKTNPMGEDFDYAEEFKKLDYDALKQDLEELMTTSQDWWPADYGHYGPLFIRMSWHAAGTYRTGDGRGGGATGSQRFAPLNSWPDNANLDKARRLLWPIKQKYGNKISWADLLVLTGNVALESMGLKTFGFGGGREDVWHPEEDIYWGNEKEWLGDNRYSGDRELENPLAAVQMGLIYVNPEGPNGNPDPLASGRDIRETFARMGMNDEETVALIAGGHTFGKAHGAGDAEANVGAAPEAADIEDQGLGWQSTHGSGKGRDTITSGVDGAWTPNPTVWDNGYYDLLFGYEWELTKSRAGANQWAPVNPKEEDLAPDAEDSSERVPTFMTTADMALREDPTYEKISRHFHENPDEFADKFARAWFKLLHRDMGPKARYLGPEVPDEDLVWQDPVPDVNYTLTDAEIADLKEKILSSGLTVTELVKTAWASASTFRKSDMRGGANGARIRLAPQKDWDVNEPEQLANVISVYQDIQNDLDKNVSLADLIVLGGSAAIEKAAKDAGVNVTVPFAPGRGDATQEQTDEESFEVLEPMADGFRNYEKKKYAWSPEELLVDKSHLLGLSAPEMTVLVGGMRVLGANYNDTEHGVFTDRVGTLTNDFFVNLLDMGIEWQPTEFNTYEGRDRQTGELVRTATRVDLVFGSNSILRSYGEVYAQDDNQEKFVRDFVNAWVKVMNADRFDLKANKDSLAYHNA
- a CDS encoding YkvS family protein, translating into MADENVSKNLMDAAFKKKESEEEQKVKEEDKATEGDIITFQKDGQQMEAVVTSARLQNSVVCDMTIMDDFHERNLEFEKTVVAHKNYSIKERRDR
- a CDS encoding class I SAM-dependent methyltransferase is translated as MSKEMWDQRFSEPNYAYGKQPNAFIKDMSERLPKDSKIGCFAEGEGRNGVYLAKRGHDVTVLDQSDQGLNKAKQLAKEEDVSIETIQGDLTKMEMEPEQFDAAIMVFGHVPKPDQSFLMEQMIRSVKPGGHILFEVYSENQLAYGTGGPKSTEMLYAAEDVLSWIKDYKCLHFYYGEAERNEGERHNGVGHVIQGLIQK